A genomic stretch from Pseudomonas sp. MUP55 includes:
- the ngg gene encoding N-acetylglutaminylglutamine synthetase, which translates to MKPNAAAYSQRLLKGQAPTYERLQARLAEDGSAQGPEPIAVHCGWGRLLIGHTFADPASLAQELLKEQSGERDIALYVAAPQQILGIDPQKLFLDPSDTLRLWFSDYRPATRVFRGFRIRRVQSEADWHAVNLLYLGRGMLPVDPERLTPRHQGGPVYWLAEDEDSGAVIGSVMGLNHQKAFHDPENGCSLWCLAVDPQCTRPGVGEVLVRHLVEHFMSRGLSYLDLSVLHNNRQAKSLYAKLGFRALTTFAIKHKNGINQSLFLGPGPQAGLNPYARIIVEEAHRRGIDVQVDDADAGLFTLCLGGRRIRCRESLSDLTSAVSMTLCQDKSLTHRTLKAAGLNLPSQQLAGSADDNLEFLDEHQRVVVKPLDGEQGKGVAVDLQTIEEVQQAIEAARQFDSRVLLESFHEGLDLRILVIGFEVVAAAIRRPAEVIGDGQHSIRTLIQAQSRRRQAATDGESKIPMDAETERTLKAAGYDYDSILPRGVHLAVRRTANLHTGGCLEDVTAILHPTLVDAAVRAARALDIPMVGLDLLVPAADQPEYVFIEANERAGLANHEPQPTAEKFVDLLFPHSQPAT; encoded by the coding sequence ATGAAACCTAACGCTGCGGCGTACAGCCAACGCTTGCTCAAAGGCCAGGCGCCAACCTACGAACGCCTGCAGGCCCGACTTGCCGAAGACGGCAGCGCCCAGGGCCCCGAACCGATTGCCGTGCATTGCGGCTGGGGCCGTCTGCTGATCGGGCATACCTTTGCAGACCCCGCGAGCCTTGCTCAGGAGTTGCTCAAGGAGCAGTCCGGCGAGCGCGACATCGCTCTGTATGTGGCCGCGCCTCAGCAGATCCTCGGGATCGATCCGCAAAAGCTGTTCCTCGACCCCTCCGATACGCTGCGCCTGTGGTTCAGCGATTATCGCCCCGCTACACGGGTGTTTCGCGGCTTCCGCATCCGTCGGGTGCAAAGCGAAGCCGACTGGCACGCGGTGAACCTGCTGTACCTGGGACGCGGCATGTTGCCGGTCGACCCCGAGCGCCTGACGCCGCGCCATCAAGGCGGCCCGGTGTATTGGCTGGCGGAGGACGAGGACAGCGGCGCCGTCATCGGCAGCGTGATGGGCCTGAACCACCAGAAAGCCTTTCACGACCCGGAAAACGGTTGCAGCCTGTGGTGCCTGGCGGTGGACCCGCAGTGCACCCGGCCGGGCGTGGGTGAAGTGCTGGTGCGCCACCTGGTGGAACACTTCATGAGCCGTGGCCTGAGCTACCTGGACTTGTCGGTGCTGCACAACAACCGCCAGGCCAAAAGCCTGTACGCCAAGCTGGGTTTTCGTGCACTGACCACGTTTGCAATCAAGCACAAGAACGGCATCAACCAGTCGCTGTTTCTGGGCCCTGGCCCGCAGGCCGGGCTCAATCCGTATGCGCGGATCATCGTTGAAGAAGCCCACCGACGTGGCATCGATGTGCAGGTGGACGATGCCGATGCCGGTCTGTTCACGCTGTGCCTCGGCGGTCGGCGCATACGCTGCCGCGAGTCGCTGAGCGACCTGACCAGCGCCGTGAGCATGACCCTGTGCCAGGACAAGAGCCTGACCCACAGGACGCTCAAGGCCGCCGGCTTGAATTTGCCTTCGCAGCAATTGGCGGGCAGTGCCGACGACAACCTTGAGTTTCTCGACGAGCATCAGCGCGTCGTGGTCAAGCCGCTCGATGGCGAGCAAGGCAAAGGCGTGGCGGTAGACCTGCAGACCATCGAGGAAGTCCAGCAGGCGATCGAAGCGGCGCGCCAGTTCGACAGCCGGGTGTTGCTCGAAAGCTTCCACGAAGGCCTGGACCTGCGCATTCTGGTGATCGGTTTTGAAGTGGTCGCCGCCGCGATTCGTCGCCCCGCCGAAGTGATCGGCGATGGTCAGCATTCGATTCGCACCTTGATCCAGGCCCAGAGCCGTCGCCGCCAGGCCGCCACCGATGGCGAAAGCAAGATTCCCATGGACGCGGAAACCGAGCGCACCCTGAAAGCCGCCGGGTATGACTACGACAGCATCCTGCCGCGCGGCGTGCACCTGGCCGTGCGCCGTACCGCCAACCTGCACACCGGTGGCTGCCTGGAGGATGTCACCGCGATCCTGCACCCGACCCTGGTGGATGCCGCCGTGCGTGCCGCACGCGCCCTGGACATTCCCATGGTCGGTCTCGACTTGCTCGTGCCGGCCGCCGATCAACCCGAGTACGTGTTTATCGAAGCCAACGAGCGGGCCGGCCTGGCCAACCATGAACCGCAACCGACGGCGGAAAAATTTGTGGACCTGTTGTTTCCCCACAGCCAGCCCGCGACCTGA
- a CDS encoding N-acetylglutaminylglutamine amidotransferase — protein MCGLAGELRFDHQPADLAAVERITHHLAPRGPDAWGFHAQGPIALGHRRLKIMDLSDGSAQPMVDAQLGLSLAFNGAIYNFPELRQELEALGYAFYSGGDTEVLLKGYHAWGEALLPKLNGMFAFAIWERDAQRLFIARDRLGVKPLYLSRTGQRLRFASALPALLKGGDINPILDPVALNHYLNFHAVVPAPRTLLAGIEKLPPATWMRIEADGKTEQNTWWTLPYGPHEDEKHLTLEDWTDRVLDSTREAVAIRQRAAVDVGVLLSGGVDSSMLVGLLREVGVEGLSTFSIGFEDAGGERGDEFQYSDLIAKHYGTHHHQLRIAESEIIEQLPAAFRAMSEPMVSHDCIAFYLLSREVAKHCKVVQSGQGADELFAGYHWYPQVDGASDPYAAYREAFFDRSYDDYAATVAPKWLTANDAAGDFVREHFAMPGADAAVDKALRLDSTVMLVDDPVKRVDNMTMAWGLEARTPFLDYRLVELSARVPGKFKLPDGGKQVLKEAARRVIPSEVIDRKKGYFPVPGLKHLQGDTLNWVRELLMDPSQDRGLFNPAMLDRLLTDPQGQLTPLRGSKLWQLAALNLWLSEQGI, from the coding sequence ATGTGTGGATTAGCTGGCGAGTTACGCTTTGATCATCAACCTGCCGACCTGGCAGCTGTGGAACGCATCACGCATCACCTCGCCCCTCGTGGCCCCGACGCCTGGGGCTTCCATGCCCAAGGGCCGATTGCCCTGGGCCATCGCCGCCTGAAAATTATGGACCTGTCGGACGGCTCCGCCCAACCGATGGTCGACGCCCAACTGGGCCTGTCCCTGGCGTTCAACGGCGCGATCTATAACTTCCCGGAACTGCGCCAAGAGCTCGAAGCCCTGGGCTATGCCTTCTATTCCGGCGGCGACACCGAAGTGCTGCTCAAGGGCTATCACGCCTGGGGCGAAGCGCTGCTGCCCAAGCTCAACGGCATGTTTGCCTTTGCCATCTGGGAACGCGATGCCCAGCGTCTGTTCATCGCCCGCGACCGTCTCGGCGTCAAGCCGTTGTACCTGTCACGTACCGGCCAGCGCCTGCGCTTCGCCTCGGCGTTGCCGGCGCTGCTCAAGGGCGGCGATATCAACCCGATTCTTGACCCGGTCGCGCTCAACCACTACCTCAATTTCCATGCGGTGGTGCCGGCCCCGCGCACGCTGCTGGCCGGCATCGAAAAGCTGCCGCCAGCCACCTGGATGCGCATCGAGGCCGATGGCAAGACCGAACAGAACACCTGGTGGACCCTGCCCTACGGCCCCCATGAGGACGAAAAACACCTGACCCTGGAAGACTGGACCGACCGCGTGCTCGACAGCACCCGCGAAGCCGTGGCCATCCGCCAACGTGCGGCCGTGGACGTCGGCGTGCTGCTCTCCGGCGGCGTCGACTCGAGCATGCTAGTGGGCCTGTTGCGCGAAGTGGGCGTGGAAGGCCTGTCGACCTTCTCCATCGGCTTTGAAGACGCCGGCGGCGAGCGCGGCGACGAGTTCCAGTATTCGGACCTGATCGCCAAGCACTACGGCACCCATCACCACCAGTTGCGCATCGCTGAAAGCGAAATCATCGAGCAACTGCCGGCGGCCTTTCGCGCCATGAGCGAGCCGATGGTCAGCCACGACTGCATCGCCTTCTACCTGCTGTCGCGGGAAGTGGCCAAGCACTGCAAGGTGGTGCAAAGCGGCCAGGGCGCCGACGAATTGTTCGCCGGTTACCACTGGTACCCGCAGGTGGATGGCGCCAGCGACCCGTATGCGGCGTACCGTGAAGCATTCTTCGACCGCAGCTACGACGACTATGCCGCCACCGTTGCACCGAAATGGCTGACCGCCAACGATGCCGCCGGTGACTTCGTGCGTGAGCATTTTGCGATGCCTGGCGCGGACGCTGCGGTGGACAAGGCCCTGCGCCTGGACAGCACGGTGATGCTGGTGGACGACCCGGTCAAACGCGTCGACAACATGACCATGGCCTGGGGCCTGGAAGCGCGTACGCCGTTTCTCGACTACCGCCTGGTGGAACTGTCGGCCCGCGTGCCGGGCAAGTTCAAGCTGCCCGACGGCGGCAAGCAGGTGCTCAAGGAGGCCGCGCGCCGCGTGATCCCCAGCGAAGTCATCGACCGCAAGAAAGGCTACTTCCCGGTGCCCGGTCTCAAGCATTTGCAGGGCGACACCTTGAACTGGGTACGCGAACTGCTGATGGACCCGAGCCAGGACCGTGGCTTGTTCAACCCCGCCATGCTCGATCGCTTGCTGACGGACCCACAAGGCCAACTGACCCCATTGCGCGGCTCCAAGCTGTGGCAACTGGCAGCGCTGAACCTGTGGCTCAGCGAACAAGGAATCTGA